CCACCAGGGCGTTTTCAGCAGCAGCAGCCACCTTGGGTCGGGCCCAGGTGGGCAACGGACTGAGGTCAACAAAAGCTTGCAGCGTCTGATCTGGGGCAGACGAGTCGGTTAGCCCCAGACCAGAGGCGAGGGAGACTAGCACCTCATAGCGCGGCACCGCCTGGTCGGGGCGAAAGTCGCCTTCGGGGTAGCCGTTCATAAAGCCTTGAGAGACGGCGCTGTCAACCGCTGGGGCGGCCCAGTAGTTGCTGGGCACGTCGACAAAAGCGCGCACCGAGCCCTCCCGGGGGACATCGCCAAAGGCCTCATTGAGAAGAGCCGCTAGCTCAGCCCGGGTCAGGGGTTGATCTGGCTGAAAGCTGCTCTCAGGAAAATTGGGCAGGTAGCCACCATCAAACATAGCCTTGATGAAGGGGTAGGCCCAGTAGGTGGTCGGTACGTCAGAAATATCAAGGGGTTGAGTGGAGTCGACAACCTCGGTTGAAGGGTCGCTCGGCGTCTCATTAGGATTAACTGGAAGCACAACACCCGATGGTGATTCCCTAGTCACCACCGAAGAGCGCTGCTCTTCAGGGCCAAACCTTGGTCCCCCAGCGGCAGGATCCTGTTGAGGGCGATCGCCCCGTTCAAAGGTGCGCGGTTCAAAATCTTCCTCCGCCCCCTCCACTTCTGGCTGGGCAAGGGAAGACGGCTCCTCGACACGGCGCGACAGCAGATCCGGGTCGGCCAGTGGCCCCTGGCTGCGGGTCAGGCCCCACCACAGGATGGAGCCTATACCCAAGAAGGCCAGCACTACTGCCAACAGCTCGTCAGGCTCAAGGGTGCGACGCGTTCGGGGAGCAGTGTCGCCAACGCGGCGACTAGCGTCAGACGGGTTGGGCGGGTCGGGGGGGAGATTCACCATGGTTTGGCAGGCTGGCAGCAACGTCCAGGGTTATCCTACCAGAGCCGGCTCGCGCTGGGGGGTAACAACGGGGTTACCGGCTTCGTCAATGTCGAGGCAGGCGCGGTCACCCTCCTCCAAAGCGCCAGACAGAATGGCCTCGGCCAGGGTGTCTTCGACCAGGCGAGCG
The sequence above is a segment of the Leptolyngbya subtilissima AS-A7 genome. Coding sequences within it:
- a CDS encoding S-layer homology domain-containing protein: MVNLPPDPPNPSDASRRVGDTAPRTRRTLEPDELLAVVLAFLGIGSILWWGLTRSQGPLADPDLLSRRVEEPSSLAQPEVEGAEEDFEPRTFERGDRPQQDPAAGGPRFGPEEQRSSVVTRESPSGVVLPVNPNETPSDPSTEVVDSTQPLDISDVPTTYWAYPFIKAMFDGGYLPNFPESSFQPDQPLTRAELAALLNEAFGDVPREGSVRAFVDVPSNYWAAPAVDSAVSQGFMNGYPEGDFRPDQAVPRYEVLVSLASGLGLTDSSAPDQTLQAFVDLSPLPTWARPKVAAAAENALVVNHPNRDQLKPAQAATRAEVVAMIHQALVQQGKLPAVESEYAVP